From the genome of Lepidochelys kempii isolate rLepKem1 chromosome 17, rLepKem1.hap2, whole genome shotgun sequence, one region includes:
- the LOC140899810 gene encoding nuclear envelope pore membrane protein POM 121-like isoform X2 produces the protein MSRGGPWPRRRAWLRLWLRGAAAGLALALLGLACLVLRGPGPGAALLGAAGAWCALRPGPGAPRRPGTRGGPKPPAAANGGPFAMGGQLGRAEPRPAGGAGTARPLSRRLAAGDHLTPPTPFALTPRHRYPIQQAQYSSLGALPTVCLDGYQRKSLLSARNSSMVHSPVTVKIARPDSNLARSPLLEQLVSPMALSCNSSLDPCAKETVLSALKESRKRAVEEEDQSFPSGQENKRRRHDSSGSGQSAFEPLVANGAPASLVPKPGTLKRALVSQCLDDCLSKRSRTSSIGSMNNTYAGGIPSSIRNAIASSYSSTQGLSKLWKRSGPSTSPLSSPASSRSQTPERPSKKAREEDPHWSSTSTPVKSDKELQTEKALETPVRKKQSSLTLPSMSGSSGKRKRKIQLLSSRQGDQLTLPPPPQLGYAVTAEDLDAEKKTALQWFNKVLEDKTVDATPSTAAETTPASRPVSFTLTSTGPTSVSSAPLVTDTGSLLESLKKMQSSQSALVLSDSTGAAVTSQLPLTVPTVLLDSGSLPAAVSDSKPALTLNLPAPLAPPSSTVQPASGVSNLAIPASSDLGQTPTKTSSPPKPSILFGMLSTPPASQPGPAAASTAPAATPMFKPIFGTLPKSESGALSAAGTSLAVAAATGSVPPSTAASSAATTTFKPLFGNVAAGAAPGATASPFTFKQTPQPAPPADLTVTSTTDTTSVFTGLPNAVFTTAATAASPPGATTDSSTKPAFSFGLGVPLATSVSHSTTVAAPISARASQPFLFVASPNPAPSTAASFTPTAPVFQFGKPAAPAAPTTSVPAGSAFGPVPLNAAQAAPSTTAGFNIFGGTNLTSSTPPTTSQSTLSFGSSTAAFGGSFGTGAKLPPPYPGAAGQPAFATGAPESQQPTSKPAAGPASFSTPAFGFGASAAQSAAQPAFGNSSQPVFGGTTSVFSFGTAATSTVSSFGSNTQPTKSSTGSMVFGGSTPSPFPFGGPSQQSTGASTFGMGAPAPSGGTPAVAFSFGAGQNGSASAATPFGSSLTQNTLGAQNQSAPFAFAVPGTPDSKPVFGGSPTPSFGQSTPASGAGPVGSNSLSFGTPSTPGSGFGGARPPFGPSAPAFSIGAGSKTGPRQRLQARRQHPRKK, from the exons GGATCACCTGACTCCACCAACTCCCTTTGCGCTGACTCCTCGACACCGGTATCCAATTCAGCAGGCCCAGTACTCCTCGTTGGGGGCCCTGCCCACAGTATGCCTGGATGGCTACCAGAGGAAAAGCCTGCTATCTGCTCGCAACTCCAGCATGGTGCACAGCCCAGTGACAGTGAAGATTGCACGTCCGGACAGCAACCTGGCCCGCTCTCCACT CCTGGAGCAGCTGGTTTCACCAATGGCCTTGTCATGCAATAGCTCCCTGGACCCATGTGCAAAGGAGACTGTACTGAGTGCCCTCAAAGAGAGCAGGAAGAgggctgtggaggaggaggacCAGAGTTTCCCTAGTGGTCAGGAGAACAAAAGAAG ACGCCATGACAGCAGTGGCAGTGGGCAGTCTGCGTTTGAGCCTCTGGTAGCTAATGGAGCCCCAGCTTCTCTTGTACCCAA GCCAGGCACTTTGAAGAGGGCCCTCGTTTCCCAGTGCCTAGACGATTGCTTGAGCAAGAGATCGCGCACTTCTTCCATCGGCTCCATGAACAACACATATGCTGGTGGGATTCCCAGCTCCATCCGCAATGCCATCGCTAGCTCCTACAGCTCCACCCAGGGACTCTCGAAG CTGTGGAAGAGAAGTGGCCCGAGTACTTCCCCTCTCTCCAGTCCGGCATCTTCCCGCTCTCAGACACCGGAGAGGCCTAGCAAGAAAGCAAG GGAGGAGGATCCTCACTGGTCCAGCACTTCTACCCCTGTAAAATCTGACAAGGAGCTGCAGACAGAAAAGG CTTTGGAGACTCCTGTGCGGAAGAAGCAGAGTTCCTTGACCTTGCCGTCCATgtcagggagcagtgggaaaCGCAAGCGGAAGATCCAGCTGCTTTCTTCTCGCCAAGGAGACCAGCTTACCCTG cccccaccccctcagctaGGTTATGCTGTCACAGCAGAGGACTTGGATGCAGAAAAGAAGACAGCACTGCAATGGTTCAACAAAGTCTTGGAGGATAAGACAG TAgatgccaccccaagcactgctGCAGAAACCACCCCTGCATCCAGGCCTGTGTCATTCACACTGACATCTACTGGGCCTACGTCTGTTTCATCGGCCCCCCTGGTCACTGACACTGGCTCACTCCTGGAGAGTCTGAAGAAGATGCAGAGCAGCCAGAGTGCTCTTGTGCTTTCAG ATTCGACTGGGGCTGCAGTGACATCTCAGCTGCCTCTGACAGTTCCCACAGTATTGCTGGATTCAGGTTCACTCCCTGCAGCCGTGTCTGACTCCAAGCCCGCGCTGACATTAAACTTGCCTGCTCCCTTggcccctccctcctccactgTTCAGCCTGCCAGCGGTGTGAGCAACCTGGCAATTCCTGCCTCATCCGACCTGGGCCAGACCCCCACCAAGACGTCCTCCCCACCTAAGCCCAGCATTCTCTTTGGGATGCTGAGTACaccgccagccagccagcctggacCAGCGGCGGCATCCACTGCACCCGCAGCCACCCCCATGTTCAAACCAATCTTTGGCACCCTGCCAAAAAGCGAGAGTGGGGCGCTCTCTGCAGCAGGCACCTCTCTGGCAGTCGCAGCAGCTACTGGCTCCGTGCCTCCCTCAACAGCTGCTTCCTCTGCCGCCACCACCACATTCAAGCCCCTCTTTGGGAACGTAGCAGCTGGTGCTGCCCCTGGAGCAACAGCGTCTCCTTTCACATTCAAGCAGActcctcagccagccccaccTGCTGACCTGACAGTGACTTCCACTACAGACACCACCTCTGTCTTCACCGGCCTCCCCAACGCCGTCTTTACGACGGCAGCTACCGCTGCCAGCCCACCGGGTGCCACCACTGACTCCAGCACAAAGCCGGCCTTCAGCTTTGGACTCGGCGTGCCGCTTGCCACCAGTGTATCCCACAGCACAACTGTCGCTGCTCCCATCTCCGCCCGAGCAAGCCAGCCGTTCCTGTTCGTAGCCTCTCCAAACCCGGCCCCTAGCACAGCAGCCAGCTTCACGCCTACCGCTCCTGTCTTCCAGTTTGGAAAGCCTGCAGCCCCCGCAGCCCCCACTACCAGCGTTCCAGCAGGCTCCGCCTTTGGCCCCGTGCCCTTGAAtgcagcacaggctgctcccagcacCACCGCTGGCTTTAATATCTTTGGGGGCACAAATCTGACCTCTTCTACCCCACCAACCACCAGTCAGTCAACGCTGTCGTTTGGTTCCTCCACTGCTGCATTTGGGGGTTCCTTTGGAACAGGGGCAAAACTGCCCCCTCCGTATCCTGGTGCAGCTGGTCAGCCTGCGTTTGCCACTGGCGCCCCGGAGAGCCAGCAGCCCACCAGCAAACCTGCCGCTGGCCCAGCGAGCTTCAGTACCCCCGCTTTCGGCTTTGGGGCCTCCGCGGCCCAGTCCGCAGCACAGCCGGCCTTTGGGAACAGCTCCCAGCCAGTTTTCGGAGGCACCACGTCCGTGTTCTCCTTCGGAACAGCCGCCACTTCAACCGTGTCAAGTTTTGGCTCCAACACCCAGCCTACAAAGAGCAGTACGGGTAGCATGGTATTTGGCGGAagcaccccctccccattccccttTGGGGGGCCCAGCCAGCAGAGCACAGGTGCCAGTACCTTTGGCATGGGAGCGCCTGCCCCGAGTGGGGGCACCCCCGCAGTGGCATTCAGTTTTGGGGCTGGACAGAACGGATCGGCAAGCGCAGCAACCCCCTTTGGTTCTTCTTTGACACAGAACACGCTGGGTGCCCAAAACCAGAGTGCGCCATTCGCCTTCGCTGTGCCTGGCACTCCTGACAGCAAGCCTGTGTTTGGAG GATCTCCCACTCCCTCCTTTGGGCAGAGCACGCCTGCCTCAGGAGCAGGACCTGTCGGGAGCAACAGCCTTTCCTTCGGGACCCCCAGCACTCCCGGGTCGGGCTTCGGAGGAGCAAGGCCTCCATTTG GACCATCAGCCCCTGCATTTTCTATCGGGGCAGGATCCAAGACTGGGCCCCGTCAGCGGCTGCAGGCACGAAGGCAGCACCCCCGCAAAAAGTAG
- the LOC140899810 gene encoding nuclear envelope pore membrane protein POM 121-like isoform X3, with translation MVHSPVTVKIARPDSNLARSPLLEQLVSPMALSCNSSLDPCAKETVLSALKESRKRAVEEEDQSFPSGQENKRRRHDSSGSGQSAFEPLVANGAPASLVPKPGTLKRALVSQCLDDCLSKRSRTSSIGSMNNTYAGGIPSSIRNAIASSYSSTQGLSKLWKRSGPSTSPLSSPASSRSQTPERPSKKAREEDPHWSSTSTPVKSDKELQTEKALETPVRKKQSSLTLPSMSGSSGKRKRKIQLLSSRQGDQLTLPPPPQLGYAVTAEDLDAEKKTALQWFNKVLEDKTAVDATPSTAAETTPASRPVSFTLTSTGPTSVSSAPLVTDTGSLLESLKKMQSSQSALVLSDSTGAAVTSQLPLTVPTVLLDSGSLPAAVSDSKPALTLNLPAPLAPPSSTVQPASGVSNLAIPASSDLGQTPTKTSSPPKPSILFGMLSTPPASQPGPAAASTAPAATPMFKPIFGTLPKSESGALSAAGTSLAVAAATGSVPPSTAASSAATTTFKPLFGNVAAGAAPGATASPFTFKQTPQPAPPADLTVTSTTDTTSVFTGLPNAVFTTAATAASPPGATTDSSTKPAFSFGLGVPLATSVSHSTTVAAPISARASQPFLFVASPNPAPSTAASFTPTAPVFQFGKPAAPAAPTTSVPAGSAFGPVPLNAAQAAPSTTAGFNIFGGTNLTSSTPPTTSQSTLSFGSSTAAFGGSFGTGAKLPPPYPGAAGQPAFATGAPESQQPTSKPAAGPASFSTPAFGFGASAAQSAAQPAFGNSSQPVFGGTTSVFSFGTAATSTVSSFGSNTQPTKSSTGSMVFGGSTPSPFPFGGPSQQSTGASTFGMGAPAPSGGTPAVAFSFGAGQNGSASAATPFGSSLTQNTLGAQNQSAPFAFAVPGTPDSKPVFGGSPTPSFGQSTPASGAGPVGSNSLSFGTPSTPGSGFGGARPPFGPSAPAFSIGAGSKTGPRQRLQARRQHPRKK, from the exons ATGGTGCACAGCCCAGTGACAGTGAAGATTGCACGTCCGGACAGCAACCTGGCCCGCTCTCCACT CCTGGAGCAGCTGGTTTCACCAATGGCCTTGTCATGCAATAGCTCCCTGGACCCATGTGCAAAGGAGACTGTACTGAGTGCCCTCAAAGAGAGCAGGAAGAgggctgtggaggaggaggacCAGAGTTTCCCTAGTGGTCAGGAGAACAAAAGAAG ACGCCATGACAGCAGTGGCAGTGGGCAGTCTGCGTTTGAGCCTCTGGTAGCTAATGGAGCCCCAGCTTCTCTTGTACCCAA GCCAGGCACTTTGAAGAGGGCCCTCGTTTCCCAGTGCCTAGACGATTGCTTGAGCAAGAGATCGCGCACTTCTTCCATCGGCTCCATGAACAACACATATGCTGGTGGGATTCCCAGCTCCATCCGCAATGCCATCGCTAGCTCCTACAGCTCCACCCAGGGACTCTCGAAG CTGTGGAAGAGAAGTGGCCCGAGTACTTCCCCTCTCTCCAGTCCGGCATCTTCCCGCTCTCAGACACCGGAGAGGCCTAGCAAGAAAGCAAG GGAGGAGGATCCTCACTGGTCCAGCACTTCTACCCCTGTAAAATCTGACAAGGAGCTGCAGACAGAAAAGG CTTTGGAGACTCCTGTGCGGAAGAAGCAGAGTTCCTTGACCTTGCCGTCCATgtcagggagcagtgggaaaCGCAAGCGGAAGATCCAGCTGCTTTCTTCTCGCCAAGGAGACCAGCTTACCCTG cccccaccccctcagctaGGTTATGCTGTCACAGCAGAGGACTTGGATGCAGAAAAGAAGACAGCACTGCAATGGTTCAACAAAGTCTTGGAGGATAAGACAG CAGTAgatgccaccccaagcactgctGCAGAAACCACCCCTGCATCCAGGCCTGTGTCATTCACACTGACATCTACTGGGCCTACGTCTGTTTCATCGGCCCCCCTGGTCACTGACACTGGCTCACTCCTGGAGAGTCTGAAGAAGATGCAGAGCAGCCAGAGTGCTCTTGTGCTTTCAG ATTCGACTGGGGCTGCAGTGACATCTCAGCTGCCTCTGACAGTTCCCACAGTATTGCTGGATTCAGGTTCACTCCCTGCAGCCGTGTCTGACTCCAAGCCCGCGCTGACATTAAACTTGCCTGCTCCCTTggcccctccctcctccactgTTCAGCCTGCCAGCGGTGTGAGCAACCTGGCAATTCCTGCCTCATCCGACCTGGGCCAGACCCCCACCAAGACGTCCTCCCCACCTAAGCCCAGCATTCTCTTTGGGATGCTGAGTACaccgccagccagccagcctggacCAGCGGCGGCATCCACTGCACCCGCAGCCACCCCCATGTTCAAACCAATCTTTGGCACCCTGCCAAAAAGCGAGAGTGGGGCGCTCTCTGCAGCAGGCACCTCTCTGGCAGTCGCAGCAGCTACTGGCTCCGTGCCTCCCTCAACAGCTGCTTCCTCTGCCGCCACCACCACATTCAAGCCCCTCTTTGGGAACGTAGCAGCTGGTGCTGCCCCTGGAGCAACAGCGTCTCCTTTCACATTCAAGCAGActcctcagccagccccaccTGCTGACCTGACAGTGACTTCCACTACAGACACCACCTCTGTCTTCACCGGCCTCCCCAACGCCGTCTTTACGACGGCAGCTACCGCTGCCAGCCCACCGGGTGCCACCACTGACTCCAGCACAAAGCCGGCCTTCAGCTTTGGACTCGGCGTGCCGCTTGCCACCAGTGTATCCCACAGCACAACTGTCGCTGCTCCCATCTCCGCCCGAGCAAGCCAGCCGTTCCTGTTCGTAGCCTCTCCAAACCCGGCCCCTAGCACAGCAGCCAGCTTCACGCCTACCGCTCCTGTCTTCCAGTTTGGAAAGCCTGCAGCCCCCGCAGCCCCCACTACCAGCGTTCCAGCAGGCTCCGCCTTTGGCCCCGTGCCCTTGAAtgcagcacaggctgctcccagcacCACCGCTGGCTTTAATATCTTTGGGGGCACAAATCTGACCTCTTCTACCCCACCAACCACCAGTCAGTCAACGCTGTCGTTTGGTTCCTCCACTGCTGCATTTGGGGGTTCCTTTGGAACAGGGGCAAAACTGCCCCCTCCGTATCCTGGTGCAGCTGGTCAGCCTGCGTTTGCCACTGGCGCCCCGGAGAGCCAGCAGCCCACCAGCAAACCTGCCGCTGGCCCAGCGAGCTTCAGTACCCCCGCTTTCGGCTTTGGGGCCTCCGCGGCCCAGTCCGCAGCACAGCCGGCCTTTGGGAACAGCTCCCAGCCAGTTTTCGGAGGCACCACGTCCGTGTTCTCCTTCGGAACAGCCGCCACTTCAACCGTGTCAAGTTTTGGCTCCAACACCCAGCCTACAAAGAGCAGTACGGGTAGCATGGTATTTGGCGGAagcaccccctccccattccccttTGGGGGGCCCAGCCAGCAGAGCACAGGTGCCAGTACCTTTGGCATGGGAGCGCCTGCCCCGAGTGGGGGCACCCCCGCAGTGGCATTCAGTTTTGGGGCTGGACAGAACGGATCGGCAAGCGCAGCAACCCCCTTTGGTTCTTCTTTGACACAGAACACGCTGGGTGCCCAAAACCAGAGTGCGCCATTCGCCTTCGCTGTGCCTGGCACTCCTGACAGCAAGCCTGTGTTTGGAG GATCTCCCACTCCCTCCTTTGGGCAGAGCACGCCTGCCTCAGGAGCAGGACCTGTCGGGAGCAACAGCCTTTCCTTCGGGACCCCCAGCACTCCCGGGTCGGGCTTCGGAGGAGCAAGGCCTCCATTTG GACCATCAGCCCCTGCATTTTCTATCGGGGCAGGATCCAAGACTGGGCCCCGTCAGCGGCTGCAGGCACGAAGGCAGCACCCCCGCAAAAAGTAG
- the LOC140899810 gene encoding nuclear envelope pore membrane protein POM 121-like isoform X1 produces MSRGGPWPRRRAWLRLWLRGAAAGLALALLGLACLVLRGPGPGAALLGAAGAWCALRPGPGAPRRPGTRGGPKPPAAANGGPFAMGGQLGRAEPRPAGGAGTARPLSRRLAAGDHLTPPTPFALTPRHRYPIQQAQYSSLGALPTVCLDGYQRKSLLSARNSSMVHSPVTVKIARPDSNLARSPLLEQLVSPMALSCNSSLDPCAKETVLSALKESRKRAVEEEDQSFPSGQENKRRRHDSSGSGQSAFEPLVANGAPASLVPKPGTLKRALVSQCLDDCLSKRSRTSSIGSMNNTYAGGIPSSIRNAIASSYSSTQGLSKLWKRSGPSTSPLSSPASSRSQTPERPSKKAREEDPHWSSTSTPVKSDKELQTEKALETPVRKKQSSLTLPSMSGSSGKRKRKIQLLSSRQGDQLTLPPPPQLGYAVTAEDLDAEKKTALQWFNKVLEDKTAVDATPSTAAETTPASRPVSFTLTSTGPTSVSSAPLVTDTGSLLESLKKMQSSQSALVLSDSTGAAVTSQLPLTVPTVLLDSGSLPAAVSDSKPALTLNLPAPLAPPSSTVQPASGVSNLAIPASSDLGQTPTKTSSPPKPSILFGMLSTPPASQPGPAAASTAPAATPMFKPIFGTLPKSESGALSAAGTSLAVAAATGSVPPSTAASSAATTTFKPLFGNVAAGAAPGATASPFTFKQTPQPAPPADLTVTSTTDTTSVFTGLPNAVFTTAATAASPPGATTDSSTKPAFSFGLGVPLATSVSHSTTVAAPISARASQPFLFVASPNPAPSTAASFTPTAPVFQFGKPAAPAAPTTSVPAGSAFGPVPLNAAQAAPSTTAGFNIFGGTNLTSSTPPTTSQSTLSFGSSTAAFGGSFGTGAKLPPPYPGAAGQPAFATGAPESQQPTSKPAAGPASFSTPAFGFGASAAQSAAQPAFGNSSQPVFGGTTSVFSFGTAATSTVSSFGSNTQPTKSSTGSMVFGGSTPSPFPFGGPSQQSTGASTFGMGAPAPSGGTPAVAFSFGAGQNGSASAATPFGSSLTQNTLGAQNQSAPFAFAVPGTPDSKPVFGGSPTPSFGQSTPASGAGPVGSNSLSFGTPSTPGSGFGGARPPFGPSAPAFSIGAGSKTGPRQRLQARRQHPRKK; encoded by the exons GGATCACCTGACTCCACCAACTCCCTTTGCGCTGACTCCTCGACACCGGTATCCAATTCAGCAGGCCCAGTACTCCTCGTTGGGGGCCCTGCCCACAGTATGCCTGGATGGCTACCAGAGGAAAAGCCTGCTATCTGCTCGCAACTCCAGCATGGTGCACAGCCCAGTGACAGTGAAGATTGCACGTCCGGACAGCAACCTGGCCCGCTCTCCACT CCTGGAGCAGCTGGTTTCACCAATGGCCTTGTCATGCAATAGCTCCCTGGACCCATGTGCAAAGGAGACTGTACTGAGTGCCCTCAAAGAGAGCAGGAAGAgggctgtggaggaggaggacCAGAGTTTCCCTAGTGGTCAGGAGAACAAAAGAAG ACGCCATGACAGCAGTGGCAGTGGGCAGTCTGCGTTTGAGCCTCTGGTAGCTAATGGAGCCCCAGCTTCTCTTGTACCCAA GCCAGGCACTTTGAAGAGGGCCCTCGTTTCCCAGTGCCTAGACGATTGCTTGAGCAAGAGATCGCGCACTTCTTCCATCGGCTCCATGAACAACACATATGCTGGTGGGATTCCCAGCTCCATCCGCAATGCCATCGCTAGCTCCTACAGCTCCACCCAGGGACTCTCGAAG CTGTGGAAGAGAAGTGGCCCGAGTACTTCCCCTCTCTCCAGTCCGGCATCTTCCCGCTCTCAGACACCGGAGAGGCCTAGCAAGAAAGCAAG GGAGGAGGATCCTCACTGGTCCAGCACTTCTACCCCTGTAAAATCTGACAAGGAGCTGCAGACAGAAAAGG CTTTGGAGACTCCTGTGCGGAAGAAGCAGAGTTCCTTGACCTTGCCGTCCATgtcagggagcagtgggaaaCGCAAGCGGAAGATCCAGCTGCTTTCTTCTCGCCAAGGAGACCAGCTTACCCTG cccccaccccctcagctaGGTTATGCTGTCACAGCAGAGGACTTGGATGCAGAAAAGAAGACAGCACTGCAATGGTTCAACAAAGTCTTGGAGGATAAGACAG CAGTAgatgccaccccaagcactgctGCAGAAACCACCCCTGCATCCAGGCCTGTGTCATTCACACTGACATCTACTGGGCCTACGTCTGTTTCATCGGCCCCCCTGGTCACTGACACTGGCTCACTCCTGGAGAGTCTGAAGAAGATGCAGAGCAGCCAGAGTGCTCTTGTGCTTTCAG ATTCGACTGGGGCTGCAGTGACATCTCAGCTGCCTCTGACAGTTCCCACAGTATTGCTGGATTCAGGTTCACTCCCTGCAGCCGTGTCTGACTCCAAGCCCGCGCTGACATTAAACTTGCCTGCTCCCTTggcccctccctcctccactgTTCAGCCTGCCAGCGGTGTGAGCAACCTGGCAATTCCTGCCTCATCCGACCTGGGCCAGACCCCCACCAAGACGTCCTCCCCACCTAAGCCCAGCATTCTCTTTGGGATGCTGAGTACaccgccagccagccagcctggacCAGCGGCGGCATCCACTGCACCCGCAGCCACCCCCATGTTCAAACCAATCTTTGGCACCCTGCCAAAAAGCGAGAGTGGGGCGCTCTCTGCAGCAGGCACCTCTCTGGCAGTCGCAGCAGCTACTGGCTCCGTGCCTCCCTCAACAGCTGCTTCCTCTGCCGCCACCACCACATTCAAGCCCCTCTTTGGGAACGTAGCAGCTGGTGCTGCCCCTGGAGCAACAGCGTCTCCTTTCACATTCAAGCAGActcctcagccagccccaccTGCTGACCTGACAGTGACTTCCACTACAGACACCACCTCTGTCTTCACCGGCCTCCCCAACGCCGTCTTTACGACGGCAGCTACCGCTGCCAGCCCACCGGGTGCCACCACTGACTCCAGCACAAAGCCGGCCTTCAGCTTTGGACTCGGCGTGCCGCTTGCCACCAGTGTATCCCACAGCACAACTGTCGCTGCTCCCATCTCCGCCCGAGCAAGCCAGCCGTTCCTGTTCGTAGCCTCTCCAAACCCGGCCCCTAGCACAGCAGCCAGCTTCACGCCTACCGCTCCTGTCTTCCAGTTTGGAAAGCCTGCAGCCCCCGCAGCCCCCACTACCAGCGTTCCAGCAGGCTCCGCCTTTGGCCCCGTGCCCTTGAAtgcagcacaggctgctcccagcacCACCGCTGGCTTTAATATCTTTGGGGGCACAAATCTGACCTCTTCTACCCCACCAACCACCAGTCAGTCAACGCTGTCGTTTGGTTCCTCCACTGCTGCATTTGGGGGTTCCTTTGGAACAGGGGCAAAACTGCCCCCTCCGTATCCTGGTGCAGCTGGTCAGCCTGCGTTTGCCACTGGCGCCCCGGAGAGCCAGCAGCCCACCAGCAAACCTGCCGCTGGCCCAGCGAGCTTCAGTACCCCCGCTTTCGGCTTTGGGGCCTCCGCGGCCCAGTCCGCAGCACAGCCGGCCTTTGGGAACAGCTCCCAGCCAGTTTTCGGAGGCACCACGTCCGTGTTCTCCTTCGGAACAGCCGCCACTTCAACCGTGTCAAGTTTTGGCTCCAACACCCAGCCTACAAAGAGCAGTACGGGTAGCATGGTATTTGGCGGAagcaccccctccccattccccttTGGGGGGCCCAGCCAGCAGAGCACAGGTGCCAGTACCTTTGGCATGGGAGCGCCTGCCCCGAGTGGGGGCACCCCCGCAGTGGCATTCAGTTTTGGGGCTGGACAGAACGGATCGGCAAGCGCAGCAACCCCCTTTGGTTCTTCTTTGACACAGAACACGCTGGGTGCCCAAAACCAGAGTGCGCCATTCGCCTTCGCTGTGCCTGGCACTCCTGACAGCAAGCCTGTGTTTGGAG GATCTCCCACTCCCTCCTTTGGGCAGAGCACGCCTGCCTCAGGAGCAGGACCTGTCGGGAGCAACAGCCTTTCCTTCGGGACCCCCAGCACTCCCGGGTCGGGCTTCGGAGGAGCAAGGCCTCCATTTG GACCATCAGCCCCTGCATTTTCTATCGGGGCAGGATCCAAGACTGGGCCCCGTCAGCGGCTGCAGGCACGAAGGCAGCACCCCCGCAAAAAGTAG